Proteins from a single region of Chanodichthys erythropterus isolate Z2021 chromosome 13, ASM2448905v1, whole genome shotgun sequence:
- the ptgs1 gene encoding prostaglandin G/H synthase 1: MKVFSFCLKWTFILLLSLSLCVAEESPTSSNTVNPCCYYPCQNQGICVRFGLDRYECDCTRTGYYGENCTIPEFWSRVYRLLKPSPNVVHYVLTHFDWLWDIINRTFLRDWLMRKVLTVRANLIPSPPTYNSKYDYLNWEAYSNVTYYTRILPPVPQDCPTPMGTKGKITLPDPKLLVEKFMSRRNFRPDPQGTNLMFAFFAQHFTHQFFKTHNRVGLGFTKGLGHGVDAGHIYGDSLDRQLDLRLHRDGKLKYQVVSGEIYPPTVQDAQVKMSYPPSVPPEQQLAIGQEVFGLLPGLSMYATLWLREHNRVCDILKQEHPTWGDEQLFQTARLIIIGETIHIVIEDYVQHLSGYLLKLRFDPTLLFTSQFQYQNRIAVEFNQLYHWHPLMPDSFHIDGKEIQYPQFIFNTSILTHYGVEKLVEAFSTQPAGQIGGGHNIHPVVCKVAEGVIIESRELRLQPFNEYRKRFNLKPYTSFSEFTGEEEMAKELEELYGDIDALEFYPALMLEKTRPGAIFGESMVEMGAPFSLKGLMGNPICSPDYWKPSTFGGQKGFDIVNSASLKKLVCLNTKWCPYVSFHTPPSDYKQQRTSHSEL; encoded by the exons ATGAAAG TGTTTAGCTTTTGCCTGAAGTGGACGTTTATCCTGCTGCTGAGTCTCTCTTTATGTGTTGCTGAAGAAAGCCCAACTTCATCAAACACTG TGAATCCTTGTTGCTATTACCCTTGTCAAAACCAAGGGATTTGTGTTCGATTTGGCCTGGACAGATATGAATGTGACTGCACCAGAACAGGATACTATGGAGAAAATTGCACTATAC CTGAGTTCTGGTCTCGAGTCTATCGCCTCCTGAAGCCCAGTCCTAATGTTGTCCACTATGTGCTAACCCACTTCGACTGGCTATGGGACATCATCAACAGGACGTTCCTCAGGGATTGGCTCATGCGCAAAGTGCTCACAG TAAGAGCCAACTTAATCCCAAGTCCCCCGACATACAATTCCAAATATGACTACTTGAACTGGGAGGCATATTCCAACGTCACCTACTACACAAGGATTCTGCCACCAGTCCCTCAGGACTGCCCCACACCAATGGGAACCAAAG GAAAAATTACACTTCCAGACCCCAAGCTTCTTGTAGAGAAGTTCATGTCAAGGCGGAATTTCAGACCAGACCCTCAGGGAACAAATTTAATGTTCGCCTTTTTCGCTCAGCACTTCACCCACCAGTTTTTCAAGACTCACAACCGTGTGGGACTTGGGTTCACAAAAGGCCTGGGTCACGGG GTGGATGCTGGGCACATTTATGGAGATTCTCTTGATCGCCAGCTGGATCTTAGACTGCACAGAGATGGAAAACTGAAGTACCAG GTTGTCAGTGGTGAGATTTACCCCCCCACTGTGCAAGATGCACAGGTCAAAATGAGCTACCCCCCGTCTGTCCCTCCGGAGCAGCAGTTGGCCATCGGGCAAGAAGTGTTTGGACTGCTACCGGGTCTCAGTATGTACGCCACCTTGTGGCTGCGTGAGCACAACCGTGTGTGTGATATCCTGAAACAAGAACATCCGACCTGGGGGGATGAGCAGCTGTTTCAGACCGCCAGGCTTATTATTATAG GCGAGACCATTCATATTGTGATCGAGGACTATGTGCAGCATCTGAGCGGTTACCTGCTGAAGCTCCGGTTTGATCCCACGCTGCTGTTCACCTCACAGTTCCAGTACCAGAACCGCATTGCTGTGGAGTTCAATCAGCTTTACCACTGGCACCCACTCATGCCTGACAGCTTCCACATTGATGGAAAAGAGATTCAGTACCCTCAGTTCATATTCAACACATCTATCCTCACCCACTACGGGGTGGAGAAGCTGGTTGAGGCCTTCTCGACCCAACCAGCAGGACAG ATTGGAGGTGGTCATAATATTCACCCAGTGGTGTGCAAAGTAGCTGAGGGGGTCATCATTGAATCGAGGGAGCTTCGACTTCAGCCCTTCAATGAGTATCGCAAGAGATTCAATCTGAAACCCTACACGTCATTCTCTGAATTTACAG GAGAGGAAGAAATGGCTAAAGAACTAGAGGAACTCTACGGTGATATTGATGCTCTGGAGTTCTACCCAGCTCTTATGCTAGAGAAGACACGACCTGGTGCGATATTTGGCGAAAGCATGGTGGAAATGGGGGCCCCGTTTTCCCTAAAAGGCCTCATGGGAAATCCCATTTGCTCCCCTGACTACTGGAAGCCCAGTACATTTGGGGGACAGAAAGGATTTGATATAGTAAACTCTGCTTCTTTGAAGAAACTGGTTTGCCTCAATACAAAATGGTGTCCGTATGTATCTTTCCATACTCCTCCATCAGATTATAAACAACAGAGGACATCTCACAGTGAACTTTAG